The Oscillospiraceae bacterium region TGAAGGATATCATAAAAAATACTCATTATTTTCGTCCTGTTGCCATCAAAAAGCGACAGAGCTTTCATTTTTTCAAAATCCTTTATGTACGTTTCCGGTGATTTTACAGGTATAAGTACCATTGTGTCGGATATGAATCCGGCACTTGTAAAATTAATAACGGGAAAAGCACCGCTTTTGTCACCGTACAGATGGTATGTCTGAGCCTGAGGAAGAATTATTGCATGACACGGGTCGGAAATGAAGCTTTTTCCTTTGTGAGTGTACGTAATCTGACCGCTCGCGCAAAATGAAAGAGCATAGCTTTTTCGATCGACTATTTTTTCCTTGCGCCCTTTAGGTGAAAAAACGGTAAAAATATCAATAATATCGGTAACTGTCATACTGTTGAGAAATTCCACAAAACCACCTCTTGGTTTAATTATATCTGTTTTATCAAAAAAATCAAGAGTTTTATGCATAAAAATATCATAAACATCAAATTTCTATCATTTTACACATTGAAAACATGCTTTTCGGGATGTATAATTGGTTTACAAATAAATGATAGGATGTGATTTTGTGAATTTCAATAATAAAACTGCAATTTCAACGGGTGCTGCTTCAGGCATGGGACTGCTTTTTGCGCAGTGCTTTGCACAATTGGGCGGTAATGTAGTGATGTGCGATATTGACAGTGAAAAGCTCAAAGAGCTTGTAAACGAAATAAACGCGCAGGGAAAAGGCAAGGCAATAGGTGTGCAGTGCGATGTTCGTGATTATAATCAGGTGGCAAACGCAGTGAATACAGCTGTGGAAGAATTCGGCAGTGTGGATGTGCTGGTTAATTTTGCCGGCGGTGCAGAAACAAGAATGCTTAACTGCCCCGATCTTTTTCCTGATGCTCCCATTGAGGTATATGACTGGGGAATCGATGTAAATCTCAAGGGACAGATGTATTTCGATCATGCCGTAATGCGTCAGATGAAAAAACAGAACAGCGGTGTTATAATCAATATAGGCTCCATCACCGGCGAAGAGGGTTGTGGCCGTAATTTGGCATATTCAACGTCGAAAAGCGGTGTCATGTACGGTCTTACAAAGTCTGTTGCGCTTGCCGGTGCGCCTTACGGAGTGCGCTGTAACTGTATTTCTCCCGGCCCGGTTCTTACGCGTCCCGGAATGAGCGAAATGACAACTCTTATGGGCAGAGCGGCAGAACCGCAGGAAATAATAGATATGGTATTATTTGTTGCAAGCGATAAATGCTCATTTATGACAGGTGAGAACATTCTGATTGACGGCGGCAGACTTATAATGCGCGGAAAGAACTGAGAAAATTATGAAACCGACATTTTTAAATTACGAAAAGCCTCTCCTCACGGCTATGATACAGTATCTTACCCCGGAGGAATGTATACTGAAGATAAAAGCTTCTCTGGCAGATGGTGCCGAGGCGATAGGTATACAGCTTGATAAATTGAAAAAAGAGTATCAAACCCCTGAATACTTCAAAATGATTTTTGATTCCTGCGAGGGGAAACCAATATATGTAACCAGCTACCGCTACGGCAATGACGAAACCGAAACTGACGAGCAGAGAGCTGAAAACTTACTTATGGCGCTTGACTGCGGTGCAACGATGTGTGATGTTATGGGTGATATGTTTGATCCGTCGCCGCAATATGAATTGACGCTTGAACCCGAGGCGGTAAAAAAGCAAACCGAACTTATTGATGAAATTCACCGTCGCGGCGGAGAGGTTCTCATTTCCAGCCACACCTATAAGAGCATTTCGCTTGACGAATGTATCATGATTGCAAAAGAGCAGATAAAACGCGGTGCAGATATAATTAAAATCGTCAACCACGCCAACACTGCCGATGAGGTGCCGAAATATATTGATGCCATACAGAAAATAACGGCGATGACCGACCGTAAATTATTGTTTCTTGTCAGCGGAAAGGGAGAAATAATCCGTTATATCGGTCCGAATTTCGGTGTGTGTATGTATCTTTGCGTACAACACCACGGTGAAATGGATACTACGGAACAGCCCTTGCTTTCGAAGATAAAGGCAATAAGAGATAACATAAGATTTGATTTTTAAAATTAAAGCAGGTGATACATTATGTATCACCTGCTTTGTGTGTATTTTTTAAGACGTTGATTATTCTACGGTTACAAAGAATCCGTCACCGCTTGCAAGGTCGATTGTAACAGAACCGTTGTTTTCAACGGGAGTTGCAACACCATGGTTGTAGATGGTAACCTTCTTTGCAGGGTCAAGCTGGATAACAGCCTTTGCGGTAAGCTCGCCCTCGAATTCCTCCATGTTTACAATGGTGAACGCAGTAGCGCCGCTGCCGTCCTTCTTTTCGAAGCAGCCGATAAGAAGCGACTGATCGGAGGTTATGGACTTGATGGTGTCAAAATTCTTGTATTCGCCGGTCATCTTCTGATAATTCTTAACAGCATTGTGAGTGAATGCACCCAGATTTCTGTACTGTACAAAAATATCGGAAATGGCTTTCATTTCGTGCATTACGGTCTGACAATCATAGTAAGCGTCAGTTTCGTTGAGAGTTGTGTTGTCGATGAGAGAAGGATAAACGGGGTTGGTGGACAGGTACTGCCACAGAAGAATACCGGTACATCCAAAGGACAGCAAGCAGTAGCACTGCCATCTGTATTCAGCCTCGGTGGGAGTACGCTTGTCAGCCTGCCATCCGTAGGTCTGGATGCAGCACCAGAATTCTTTGTTTTCCTCACGGGCAACAGTTGCTATCTGATTGATGCTTTCAATGTAATCGCGGTAGGTGGTTTTGGAAGTGCCCACCCAGTTTAAGGGATAAATGTCTGTACAAATGTAATCAGAGTTGTTGGTGGTGAACCATTCCTGGCAATATTTGCGGTACAGATCCGGGTCTGCATCGTAGTAGTCAATAGCATATGCACCTGCACCGTATTTGAGCTGAGGTGCGTTTGCGTACATGGGAAGCAGGTTTACAAATGCTGTTTTGCCGGGGAACTTTGTTTCGTAGTTGTCAATTACTCTGCCGAGATTTTTGAAGTAATCCGAGCCGGGCTCGTCAATGATATGATGTCCTGCAAAAGAGGGATGATGGGCATAAGCCGCGGCAACTTTAATGGGATCTTTTTCCTGCAGGAAAG contains the following coding sequences:
- a CDS encoding helix-turn-helix transcriptional regulator is translated as MHKTLDFFDKTDIIKPRGGFVEFLNSMTVTDIIDIFTVFSPKGRKEKIVDRKSYALSFCASGQITYTHKGKSFISDPCHAIILPQAQTYHLYGDKSGAFPVINFTSAGFISDTMVLIPVKSPETYIKDFEKMKALSLFDGNRTKIMSIFYDILHRLYCDNIQSPGILEPAIEYLKSNYTCHELTNQKLADECNISEVYFRKLFHRIYNTTPKQYITDIRIDRAKQLLSDGILKINAVAYECGFSNQYHFCRAFKAKTGTTPTEYMKRNRISKI
- a CDS encoding SDR family oxidoreductase; the protein is MIGCDFVNFNNKTAISTGAASGMGLLFAQCFAQLGGNVVMCDIDSEKLKELVNEINAQGKGKAIGVQCDVRDYNQVANAVNTAVEEFGSVDVLVNFAGGAETRMLNCPDLFPDAPIEVYDWGIDVNLKGQMYFDHAVMRQMKKQNSGVIINIGSITGEEGCGRNLAYSTSKSGVMYGLTKSVALAGAPYGVRCNCISPGPVLTRPGMSEMTTLMGRAAEPQEIIDMVLFVASDKCSFMTGENILIDGGRLIMRGKN
- a CDS encoding type I 3-dehydroquinate dehydratase, which codes for MKPTFLNYEKPLLTAMIQYLTPEECILKIKASLADGAEAIGIQLDKLKKEYQTPEYFKMIFDSCEGKPIYVTSYRYGNDETETDEQRAENLLMALDCGATMCDVMGDMFDPSPQYELTLEPEAVKKQTELIDEIHRRGGEVLISSHTYKSISLDECIMIAKEQIKRGADIIKIVNHANTADEVPKYIDAIQKITAMTDRKLLFLVSGKGEIIRYIGPNFGVCMYLCVQHHGEMDTTEQPLLSKIKAIRDNIRFDF